The stretch of DNA TTTGTTTATAACGCTTAAAGCTTTGCTCTTTTCTCATAATATCATCTTCTCTTTGCAGAAGATCTATTCTAGCTTTTTCTTTTGCGCTTTCATATAGTTTTGTAGCTTCTAACTCTATCTCTTGAGATTTGATATTAGCTTTATATAAAAGCAACTGTGCTTCATTTTCAATCGCACCTGCTTGAGCTTTGGCTTTTTCGACATAAATATCAAAATTAGCACTAGTTATTTTTTTAGAGATGAAAAATCCAATAAGCCCACTAACGACGGCCGCTGAGCCGCCTATTAGTACCTCATTTAACATTTTACTTCCTCTTTATAGCCATATTTTTATTTTGCACCTTAATATGCGGTGTGATAATTAAATCGCATGTGATGTCATAATCATCACAAATAAATTTTTTTGTAAAACAAAATTCTGATTGTATAAAAATTGTGTACGGTCTCTTTTTGAACTTTGCAAAGAAACGATCATACATCCCTTTTCCAAAACCAACTCTTTGTAAATTCCCATCTACACCGACTATCGGTACTATGGCTATATCTATTTTTTTAATTTTTCTTAAACTGTTTCCCGCTTCATAAATACCAAACTTTTTTTTCTTAAGCGGTAACCTAAATGGTACCATCTTAAAACTTTCGCCTTCCATAAACGGCACGAAAATATCATACTTTTT from Sulfurimonas sp. encodes:
- a CDS encoding 5-formyltetrahydrofolate cyclo-ligase, which gives rise to MPLTKTIFRQNCLDKIKNSPKHNRIYKNAKISSLLLGELKKFKNKKILFYTSLPFEADTAKPIKMLRKKYDIFVPFMEGESFKMVPFRLPLKKKKFGIYEAGNSLRKIKKIDIAIVPIVGVDGNLQRVGFGKGMYDRFFAKFKKRPYTIFIQSEFCFTKKFICDDYDITCDLIITPHIKVQNKNMAIKRK